One segment of Tenrec ecaudatus isolate mTenEca1 chromosome 1, mTenEca1.hap1, whole genome shotgun sequence DNA contains the following:
- the ABHD17A gene encoding alpha/beta hydrolase domain-containing protein 17A: MNGLSVSELCCLFCCPPCPGRIAAKLAFLPPEPTYSLVPEPESGPGATPSGPLRASAGPPGRWKLHLTERADFQYSQRELDTIEVFLTKSSRGSRVTCMYVRCVPGARYTVLFSHGNAVDLGQMSSFYVGLGTRINCNIFSYDYSGYGASSGRPSEKNLYADIDAAWQALRTRYGISPDSIILYGQSIGTVPTVDLASRYECAAVVLHSPLTSGMRVAFPDTKKTYCFDAFPNIEKVSKITSPVLIIHGTEDEVIDFSHGLALYERCPKAVEPLWVEGAGHNDIELYSQYLERLRRFISQELPSQRA; the protein is encoded by the exons ATGAACGGCCTGTCGGTGAGCgagctctgctgcctcttctgctgCCCGCCCTGCCCCGGCCGAATCGCCGCCAAGCTTGCCTTCCTGCCGCCCGAGCCCACCTACTCGCTGGTGCCTGAGCCTGAGTCGGGGCCTGGTGCCACTCCCTCTGGCCCCCTTCGGGCTTCAGCTGGCCCTCCCGGACGCTGGAAGCTGCACCTGACGGAGCGGGCTGACTTCCAGTACAGCCAGCGTGAGCTCGACACCATCGAGGTCTTTTTGACCAAGAGCAGCCGTGGGAGCCGTGTCACCTGCATGTACGTGCGCTGTGTGCCCGGCGCCAG GTACACGGTTCTCTTCTCCCACGGCAATGCGGTGGACCTGGGCCAGATGAGCAGCTTCTATGTGGGCCTGGGCACGCGCATCAACTGTAACATCTTCTCCTACGACTACTCCGGCTACGGCGCCAGCTCGGGCAGGCCCTCGGAGAAGAACCTCTACGCCGACATCGACGCTGCCTGGCAGGCCCTGCGCACCAG GTATGGCATTAGCCCGGACAGCATCATCCTGTATGGGCAGAGCATTGGCACGGTGCCCACCGTGGACCTGGCCTCACGCTACGAGTGCGCTGCTGTGGTGCTGCACTCCCCGCTGACCTCGGGCATGCGCGTTGCCTTCCCCGACACCAAGAAGACCTACTGCTTCGATGCATTCCCCaa cATCGAGAAGGTGTCCAAGATCACGTCGCCTGTGCTCATCATCCATGGCACCGAGGACGAGGTGATCGACTTCTCGCACGGCCTGGCGCTCTACGAGCGCTGCCCCAAGGCTGTGGAGCCCCTGTGGGTGGAGGGCGCAGGCCACAACGACATAGAGCTCTACAGCCAGTACCTGGAGCGCCTGCGCCGATTCATCTCCCAGGAGCTGCCCAGCCAGCGCGCCTAG